A stretch of DNA from Halorubrum sp. BOL3-1:
CCTTGACGCGGGACTCCTCGACGTCGACGCCGGCGGCTTCCAGTACGCCGGTGACGTTGTCTTCGTTGATCTCTTCGCCAGTCTCGTTCAGGATGAGCGCAGCGTAAACGTATTCCATTGGTGTGTACCTCGTATTATCCGAACATCTCGCCGAGTCCCTCACCGCCGTCGCCGCCGTCGTCGTCGTCGTCGTCGGTGGTGTCCTCGGCGTCTTCCGTCTCTTCGTCCGCCTGTTCCTCCTCGTCGTCGTCGGCCGCCGGCTCCGGTGCCGGCGCGGCCTCGACGCCCTGGAGCTCCTCGGGGAGCGCCTCCTCGTCGTCGATCTGCGCCGCGAGCGCTCGCAGCTGGGCGTCGGCCTTCCCGATCAGGTCGGGCACGACGTCCGGGCTCTCGATCTCCGCGAACAGACCCACGGACTTCGCCTCACCGGACGCCTTCGCGAGGAGGGCGCCGGCAGTGGCCTCTGTCGGGTAGGCGGCGTTGACCGAGAGGTTGCGCGCGGCGGCCGCGGCGGACTGGACGTCCGCGCGGTACTCGTCGACGTCGATTTCGAGCTCGCCCGGCTCGAACAGGACGCCCTCGGAGTAGACGGCGCGCAGGTCGAGACCGACCTCTTTCGGCTCGATGCCAAGCTCGACGAGGACGTTCGCGAGGTCGTTGTCGACGACCTCGCCCTCCGTCAGCACGGTCGAGTCCTCGGTCACCTTGATCGAGCCGTCCTGAATGCGCGCGGCCGCGCCCACCGTCTGGAGCTCGCCGACGAACGGTCCCGGGTCGACACCGGTGTCGCCCTCGGGAATCGTGATGTCGTTGGGAGCCACCTCGCCCGCGTTG
This window harbors:
- a CDS encoding 50S ribosomal protein L10 translates to MSSVRKTETIPQWKREEVDELVEFIDSYNSVGIVGVAGIPSRQLQAMRRELHGSAAVRMSRNTLTTRALEAVDDGVETLTEYVSGQVALVGTNDNPFGLFKQLEASKTPAPINAGEVAPNDITIPEGDTGVDPGPFVGELQTVGAAARIQDGSIKVTEDSTVLTEGEVVDNDLANVLVELGIEPKEVGLDLRAVYSEGVLFEPGELEIDVDEYRADVQSAAAAARNLSVNAAYPTEATAGALLAKASGEAKSVGLFAEIESPDVVPDLIGKADAQLRALAAQIDDEEALPEELQGVEAAPAPEPAADDDEEEQADEETEDAEDTTDDDDDDGGDGGEGLGEMFG